From a region of the Impatiens glandulifera unplaced genomic scaffold, dImpGla2.1, whole genome shotgun sequence genome:
- the LOC124918143 gene encoding eukaryotic translation initiation factor 3 subunit A-like, translating to MEPPSQTRDEEDSASSSDRTGTQNTDENPSDKEEGPNDEEQSATSLDNVGAADAGADCREEEETPIDNDQMIAANIVRQILEEIDLRAQAASAVYREWFEYRSDKFFKHMLPGLTDGQSFRRLKEIEETVIRLTNAEDPNEAMDQHAIVKSHARLQKLTVHIQKLKERYVAGTPKAKLQLLVLDMLEVKKGELIDEIEEIEAVRIQRGVTEERVKSLIQEFADSKVRPWKRKMKKAALQTIKLAETTRDELVKGDARITEIEANYRDNTPLHNDHLQRTEDLEATTSKMVDDLERFQGKTEQRLTKVDEDLGQSSTKAASTLNRVISLEEKNASLEDRNTQLEADLKALTEQEANARAAKELQDALDAQNRTEKEAPRSSNATFDERVRILTASDPEFEKTVAAREDKEAERLNNEKRRLADYAKALKKTKAASSSSVPAKRKRKTSSRQVQVTEMQERITETNIETPSNPVSQTEDEIEENLEPRSSRQRLLNTAPISTVDQPQARGSSSRPDQPNDEQPTDDMLKDFRLSDSE from the exons ATGGAACCGCCCTCGCAAAcaagagatgaagaagattcgGCCTCATCATCTGACCGAACCGGCACGCAGAACACGGATGAAAATCCGTCTGATAAAGAAGAAGGACCGAATGACGAAGAACAATCGGCTACAAGTCTTGACAATGTCGGTGCGGCCGATGCCGGTGCAGACTGCCGTGAGGAGGAAGAGACTCCCATTGACAACGACCAAATGATAGCCGCGAACATTGTACGACAAATCTTGGAGGAAATCGATCTGCGAGCTCAAGCGGCTTCCGCAGTATACCGGGAATGGTTCGAGTACCGATCTGACAAATTCTTCAAGCACAtgctaccgggcctaaccgatgGACAAAGTTTCagaaggctgaaggagatagaaGAAACCGTTATAAGACTCACAAACGCCGAGGATCCTAACGAAGCCATGGACCAACATGCAATAGTGAAATCGCATGCTCGGCTACAAAAACTAACCGTACACATACAAAAGCTTAAAGAAAGGTATGTTGCAGGAACACCGAAGGCTAAGTTACAACTATTGGTGTTGGATATGCTTGAGGTCAAGAAAGGGGAACTCATTGACGAGATAGAGGAGATTGAAGCGGTGCGCATACAACGAG GCGTCacagaagaaagggtcaagtcccttattcaagagtttgccgACTCAAAGGTTCGACCATGGAAGAGGAAAATGAAGAAAGCCGCTCTTCAAACAATCAAGTTAGCTGAAACAACAAGGGATGAACTGGTGAAGGGAGATGCCCGAATCACAGAGATCGAAGCCAACTACCGGGACAATACTCCTCTACACAACGATCATCTTCAGCGAACCGAAGACTTGGAAGCTACAACCTCGAAGATGGTGGATGACTTGGAACGGTTTCAAGGGAAAACCGAGCAACGGCTCACGAAGGTCGATGAAGACCTGGGGCAGTCAAGCACCAAAGCCGCTTCCACACTCAACAGAGTTATCAGCCTCGAGGAAAAGAATGCAAGCCTTGAGGATCGGAATACCCAActtgaagccgacctcaaggcgctcACCGAACAG GAGGCAAACGCTCGAGCGGCTAAAGAACTACAGGATGCCTTGGATGCACAAAACCGGACAGAGAAGGAAGCACCGCGGTCATCTAATGCGACCTTCGACGAACGCGTAAGAATATTAACGGCAAGTGATCCGGAATTCGAAAAAACCGTGGCCGCTAGAGAAGACAAGGAGGCAGAGCGGTTAAACAATGAAAAACGAAGGCTCGCCGATTATGCCAAGGCTCTCAAAAAGACCAAGGCAgcttcttcctcttcggttccggcaaaacGGAAAAGGAAAACATCATCAAGGCAGGTTCAAGTAACCGAGATGCAGGAGAGGATCACCGAGACAAATATCGAAACTCCATCGAACCCAGTTTCCCAAACCGAGGATGAAATCGAAGAGAATCTCGAGCCGCGATCTTCAAGACAACGACTTCTCAATACGGCTCCAATCAGCACGGTCGATCAACCGCAAGCTAGAGGTTCATCTTCAAGACCGGATCAACCGAATGATGAGCAACCAACCGATGATATGTTGAAAGACTTTCGGCTATCCGATTCAGAATAG